In Cryptomeria japonica chromosome 10, Sugi_1.0, whole genome shotgun sequence, a genomic segment contains:
- the LOC131039293 gene encoding 2-alkenal reductase (NADP(+)-dependent) produces the protein MIDAKYVSTLVTHYLQITSRGFSWSLYNATSRACTATTFLYKGGSTQMARSEVINKQVIFKDFVTGMPEESDMSLKYNKLTLQLSDVSQDVLVKNLYLSCDPYMRFRMANNVPNSAPFMPGSVITGFGISKVIISNHPEFEQGDFVSGFTGWEEYSIIPGGINLKKIKYTDVPLSYYLGVLGMPGLAAYVGFYEVSSPKKGESVYISAAAGAVGQLVGQFAKLLGCYVVGSAGTQQKVDLLKDRFGFDEAFNYKEESDLNATLKRYLPNGIDIYFENVGGDILESVLENMNVHGRIAVCGMISQYNLEEVKGIKNLRQLISKRIKMEGFCEPDYLHMYPEFVEKVRGYLKEGKIVYIEDTADGLENAPSAFVGLFHGKNIGKQIVHICDE, from the exons ATGATTGATGCCAAGTACGTAAGCACATTGGTCACCCACTACCTTCAAATAACTTCACGAGGCTTCTCATGGTCGTTATACAACGCCACAAGCCGAGCCTGTACTGCAACAACGTTTCTGTACAAG GGTGGCTCTACTCAAATGGCTAGAAGTGAAGTGATCAATAAACAAGTAATCTTCAAGGATTTCGTTACTGGAATGCCAGAGGAGTCCGACATGTCATTAAAATATAACAAACTAACCTTGCAACTGAGTGATGTATCACAAGATGTTCTTGTAAAGAATTTGTATTTATCATGTGATCCTTATATGCGATTCCGCATGGCAAATAATGTTCCCAACTCAGCCCCTTTTATGCCTGGATCT GTCATAACTGGCTTTGGCATCTCCAAGGTTATCATTTCAAATCACCCTGAATTTGAACAGGGTGATTTTGTATCGGGTTTTACTGGATGGGAAGAATACAGCATTATACCAGGCGGCATCAACTTGAAAAAGATCAAGTATACGGATGTACCTCTATCATATTACTTGGGAGTTTTAG GAATGCCTGGGCTCGCAGCATATGTTGGGTTTTATGAAGTAAGCTCCCCTAAAAAAGGGGAAAGTGTTTATATCTCTGCAGCTGCTGGGGCTGTTGGTCAGCTTGTTGGCCAGTTTGCCAAGTTGCTTGGCTGTTACGTTGTTGGGAGTGCTGGCACCCAACAGAAG GTAGACTTATTGAAAGATAGGTTCGGTTTTGATGAGGCATTCAACTACAAAGAAGAATCGGACTTAAATGCTACTCTCAAGAG GTACCTTCCAAATGGGATTGATATCTACTTTGAGAATGTGGGTGGTGATATCCTTGAATCAGTTCTTGAAAATATGAATGTTCATGGACGTATTGCTGTTTGTGGGATGATCTCACAATATAATCTGGAGGAGGTAAAAGGTATAAAGAATCTAAGACAACTTATATCTAAGCGGATAAAAATGGAAGGTTTCTGTGAACCTGATTATTTGCATATGTACCCTGAGTTTGTTGAGAAAGTAAGAGGCTATCTGAAAGAAGGAAAAATAGTTTATATTGAAGATACTGCAGATGGTTTGGAGAATGCACCATCAGCGTTTGTCGGTCTCTTTCATGGTAAAAACATTGGAAAACAGATTGTACACATATGTGACGAATAA